One window of the Pseudomonas sihuiensis genome contains the following:
- the argC gene encoding N-acetyl-gamma-glutamyl-phosphate reductase, which produces MIKVGIVGGTGYTGVELLRLLAQHPQAEVTVITSRSEAGLRVDEMYPNLRGHYPELAFSVPDVATLGACDVVFFATPHGVAHALAGELLAAGTRVIDLSADFRLQDAEEWAKWYGQPHGAPELLSEAVYGLPEVNREAIKTARLIAVPGCYPTATQLGLIPLLEAGLADASSLIADCKSGVSGAGRGASVGSLFCEAGESMKAYSVKGHRHLPEIRQGLRQAAGSDVGLTFVPHLTPMIRGIHATLYARVADTSVDLQALFEKRYAGEPFVDVMPAGSHPETRSVRGGNVCRIAVHRPQGGELVVVLSVIDNLVKGASGQAVQNMNILFGLDERLGLSHAALLP; this is translated from the coding sequence ATGATCAAGGTCGGTATCGTCGGCGGCACGGGCTACACAGGTGTCGAATTGCTGCGTCTGCTGGCGCAACACCCGCAGGCAGAGGTGACCGTGATCACTTCCCGTTCCGAGGCCGGCCTGCGCGTCGACGAGATGTACCCCAATCTGCGCGGCCACTACCCCGAACTCGCGTTCAGCGTGCCGGATGTCGCCACCCTGGGCGCCTGTGATGTGGTGTTCTTCGCCACCCCGCACGGCGTGGCCCATGCGCTGGCTGGTGAGTTGCTCGCTGCGGGCACGCGAGTGATCGACCTCTCCGCGGACTTCCGTCTGCAGGACGCCGAGGAGTGGGCCAAGTGGTACGGCCAGCCGCACGGCGCCCCCGAGCTGCTGAGCGAGGCGGTGTATGGTCTGCCCGAGGTCAATCGTGAGGCAATCAAGACTGCGCGCCTGATCGCCGTACCCGGCTGCTACCCGACCGCTACTCAGCTGGGGCTGATCCCGCTGCTCGAAGCCGGGCTGGCGGATGCCAGCAGCCTGATCGCCGATTGCAAGAGCGGTGTCAGCGGTGCCGGTCGTGGCGCCAGCGTTGGTTCACTGTTCTGTGAGGCCGGCGAGAGCATGAAAGCCTACTCGGTCAAGGGCCACCGCCACCTGCCGGAAATTCGCCAGGGGCTGCGCCAGGCAGCAGGTAGCGATGTCGGCCTTACCTTCGTGCCACACCTGACGCCGATGATTCGTGGCATTCACGCGACCCTGTATGCGCGCGTGGCCGATACCTCGGTCGATCTGCAGGCACTGTTCGAGAAGCGTTACGCCGGCGAGCCTTTCGTCGATGTGATGCCCGCGGGTAGCCATCCGGAAACCCGCAGTGTGCGCGGAGGCAACGTTTGCCGCATCGCCGTGCACCGTCCTCAGGGCGGCGAACTGGTGGTGGTGCTCTCGGTGATCGACAACCTGGTCAAGGGGGCCTCCGGCCAGGCGGTGCAGAACATGAACATCCTCTTCGGTCTCGACGAGCGTCTTGGCCTGTCGCACGCGGCCCTGCTGCCGTGA
- the hemJ gene encoding protoporphyrinogen oxidase HemJ — translation MLYLWLKALHIIAMVCWFAGLFYLPRLFVYHAMSSDAASHERFCIMERKLYRGIMIPSMIATLGLGIWLLSLNSAYYFTQGWMHAKLTLVVALVIYHHLCGAQLKRFARGENSRSHVFYRWFNEAPVLALLGIVILVVVRPF, via the coding sequence ATGCTCTATCTCTGGCTCAAGGCTCTGCACATCATCGCCATGGTCTGCTGGTTCGCCGGCCTGTTCTATCTGCCGCGTCTGTTCGTCTATCACGCCATGAGCAGCGACGCCGCCAGCCACGAACGCTTCTGCATCATGGAGCGCAAGCTGTATCGCGGCATCATGATCCCCTCGATGATCGCCACGCTGGGCCTGGGCATCTGGTTACTCAGTCTCAATTCGGCGTACTACTTCACACAAGGCTGGATGCACGCCAAGCTCACGCTGGTAGTGGCGCTGGTGATCTATCACCACCTCTGCGGTGCTCAGCTCAAGCGCTTTGCCCGCGGCGAGAACAGCCGCAGTCACGTGTTCTATCGTTGGTTCAATGAAGCGCCGGTGCTGGCCCTGCTGGGCATCGTCATTCTGGTCGTCGTTCGCCCCTTCTGA
- a CDS encoding NAD(P)H-dependent flavin oxidoreductase, with the protein MSLPALLDQRLRLPLVAAPMFLVSNPALVSACCNSGIVGSFPALNQRESAGFAAWLDEIEASLASNAAPYAVNLIVHNSNPRLQADLAICVERRVPIVITSLGAVKEVVDAVHSYGGLVFHDVTTRRHAEKAAEAGVDGLIAVAAGAGGHAGTWSPFALLAEIRQFFDKTVLLSGCLNHGHEILAAQLLGADLAYMGTRFIATTENNASADYKAMILEARAADIIHTPAVSGVPASFMRQSLEQAGYDLKQLQNKGDINYGEKLKPMDEEAKAWKTVWSAGQGVGGIDDLPSVQELVSRLDHEYRAALTRSQALGQRWPR; encoded by the coding sequence ATGTCTCTGCCTGCCCTGCTCGATCAACGCCTGCGCCTGCCTCTGGTCGCTGCGCCGATGTTTCTGGTGTCCAACCCGGCGCTGGTCAGTGCGTGCTGCAATAGCGGCATCGTCGGCAGCTTTCCGGCGCTGAACCAGCGCGAGAGCGCCGGTTTCGCCGCCTGGCTCGATGAGATCGAAGCCAGCCTGGCGAGCAACGCCGCGCCTTATGCCGTCAATTTGATCGTGCATAACAGCAACCCGCGCCTGCAGGCGGATCTGGCCATCTGCGTCGAACGCCGCGTGCCCATCGTCATCACCAGCCTGGGCGCGGTGAAGGAAGTGGTCGATGCGGTGCACAGCTACGGCGGCCTGGTGTTCCATGACGTGACCACCCGCCGCCATGCCGAAAAAGCTGCCGAGGCTGGCGTGGATGGCTTGATCGCCGTGGCAGCCGGCGCTGGCGGCCACGCCGGTACCTGGAGTCCCTTCGCCCTGCTGGCCGAGATTCGTCAGTTCTTCGACAAGACCGTGTTGCTGTCCGGCTGCCTCAACCACGGCCACGAAATTCTCGCCGCGCAATTGCTCGGTGCCGACCTGGCCTATATGGGCACACGCTTCATCGCCACGACCGAGAACAACGCGTCGGCCGATTACAAGGCGATGATTCTCGAAGCGCGGGCCGCCGACATCATTCACACACCCGCCGTGTCCGGTGTACCGGCCAGCTTCATGCGCCAGAGCCTGGAACAGGCCGGCTACGACCTGAAACAGCTGCAGAACAAGGGCGATATCAACTACGGCGAGAAGCTCAAGCCGATGGATGAAGAAGCCAAGGCCTGGAAAACCGTCTGGTCGGCCGGCCAGGGCGTCGGCGGCATCGACGATCTGCCATCGGTGCAGGAGCTGGTGTCGCGACTCGACCACGAATATCGCGCCGCACTGACACGTAGCCAAGCGCTGGGGCAACGCTGGCCGCGATGA
- a CDS encoding alanine racemase codes for MKRRHLLGLGALGLLGGWALRPTDRGREHDAYFAELNQQLQRDDEGIPTLLLDLDRLDANADLLAARLGGRLQLRLVAKSLASTGLLEYLAKRLQTQRFMVFHQPQLNHLARSFPQADLLLGKPMPVAAVLNFYRQLAHHQDFDPDRQVTWLIDSQQRLMQYGELAKALGRPLRIALEIDVGLERGGFATPQALAQALLQLRQQPALRLQGLMGYDAHVAHSPPWQNQLRAFSETDERYRLFISSAQGVSDLWPAKPLLNGAGSLTYLLHSQQETSLNEVAVGSALLKPAEFDTPLLKEHQPALWIASPVLKTVDGALPYLQPLQPLISAWNPNRENAYYLYGGRWPAQPVSPAGLDYDELYGRSANQERLVGGRGTRLTSNDWVFLRPAISEGVLGDFSEIRLLRRGQLVGRWSTIGDS; via the coding sequence ATGAAGCGTCGCCACCTGCTGGGCCTGGGCGCGCTCGGTCTGCTCGGCGGCTGGGCATTGCGCCCAACTGATCGAGGTCGCGAGCATGACGCCTACTTCGCCGAGCTCAACCAGCAGCTGCAGCGCGATGACGAGGGTATCCCCACCCTGCTGCTCGACCTCGACCGGCTCGACGCCAACGCCGACCTGCTGGCCGCAAGACTGGGCGGTCGCCTCCAGCTGCGCCTGGTGGCCAAATCGCTGGCTAGCACCGGCCTATTGGAATACCTGGCCAAGCGCCTGCAGACCCAGCGCTTCATGGTCTTTCATCAGCCGCAACTGAACCACCTGGCCAGGAGCTTTCCCCAGGCCGACCTGCTGCTTGGCAAACCCATGCCGGTTGCCGCTGTGCTGAATTTCTATCGCCAGCTTGCGCACCACCAGGATTTCGATCCCGACCGCCAGGTGACCTGGCTGATCGACAGCCAGCAGCGCCTGATGCAATACGGTGAATTGGCCAAGGCGCTGGGGCGACCGCTGCGCATTGCGCTGGAAATCGACGTCGGCCTGGAGCGCGGCGGTTTCGCCACCCCGCAGGCGCTGGCTCAGGCGCTGCTGCAACTCCGCCAGCAGCCGGCACTGCGTCTGCAGGGGCTGATGGGATATGACGCGCATGTCGCACACAGCCCACCCTGGCAGAATCAGTTACGAGCATTCAGCGAGACCGATGAGCGCTATCGACTATTCATCAGCAGCGCTCAGGGGGTCAGCGATCTTTGGCCAGCAAAGCCGCTGCTCAACGGTGCCGGCAGCCTGACCTACCTGCTGCACAGCCAGCAGGAGACTTCGCTCAATGAAGTCGCCGTCGGTTCCGCCCTGCTCAAGCCCGCGGAGTTCGACACGCCACTGCTCAAGGAGCATCAGCCGGCCCTGTGGATCGCCAGCCCCGTGCTCAAGACGGTCGACGGCGCCCTGCCCTACCTGCAACCGCTGCAGCCTCTGATCAGCGCCTGGAACCCCAACCGAGAGAACGCCTACTACCTCTACGGCGGTCGCTGGCCGGCACAGCCCGTCTCACCGGCCGGGCTCGACTACGACGAACTCTACGGCCGTAGCGCCAACCAGGAGCGCCTGGTGGGTGGTAGAGGCACACGACTGACGAGCAACGATTGGGTATTTCTGCGCCCCGCGATCAGCGAAGGTGTGCTGGGCGATTTCAGCGAAATACGTCTACTACGCCGCGGCCAGCTGGTCGGCCGCTGGAGCACAATAGGCGACAGCTGA
- a CDS encoding DUF805 domain-containing protein: protein MNQPRYKIVFDGQLMPEASLEMVKTNLARLFKSDLARIDSLFSGTPVALKRDLGEGEAEQYLNALQKAGAKVRKELDQAASLSLVPTEAETEQAVDAATPHMTCPKCGHQQAKASECSACGIIIEKYLARQAQLAEAAPAQAPVAAAASPYAPPQANVAEQLPQYSELKVLGVSGRIGRVRYLGWLMAMTLCFIPIMLIGTGIAAMSSTLAMLALGIVSIAAVVIGIFIGVQRLHDIGWSGWLLLVHLIPVVGSVFALLMLIIPGTQGVNRYGPPPPPNSTAVKVLAWLFLLVPVTGIVAAIAIPQYQGYVERAAEYQEQ, encoded by the coding sequence ATGAATCAACCGCGTTACAAGATCGTGTTCGACGGCCAACTGATGCCCGAGGCATCGTTGGAAATGGTCAAGACAAACCTGGCCCGCCTGTTCAAGAGCGACCTTGCCCGTATCGACAGTCTGTTCAGCGGAACGCCGGTGGCGCTCAAGCGTGATCTGGGCGAAGGCGAGGCGGAGCAGTACCTCAATGCTCTGCAGAAGGCGGGGGCCAAGGTGCGCAAGGAGCTGGATCAGGCCGCCAGTCTGAGTCTGGTGCCAACCGAAGCCGAAACAGAGCAGGCCGTGGACGCGGCCACACCGCATATGACCTGCCCTAAATGCGGTCATCAGCAGGCCAAGGCGAGCGAGTGCTCCGCCTGCGGCATCATCATCGAGAAATACCTCGCCCGCCAGGCACAGCTGGCCGAAGCCGCTCCGGCCCAAGCACCTGTCGCAGCGGCTGCATCGCCCTATGCACCGCCACAGGCAAATGTCGCCGAGCAATTGCCGCAGTACTCCGAGCTCAAGGTCCTCGGCGTCAGCGGCCGGATCGGCCGCGTCCGTTACCTGGGCTGGCTGATGGCGATGACGCTGTGTTTCATCCCGATCATGTTGATCGGTACCGGCATTGCCGCGATGTCCTCGACCCTGGCCATGTTGGCGCTGGGCATCGTCAGTATTGCCGCGGTGGTGATCGGCATCTTCATCGGCGTACAGCGTCTGCATGACATCGGTTGGTCCGGCTGGCTGCTGCTGGTGCACCTGATCCCGGTGGTCGGCAGCGTGTTCGCCCTGCTGATGCTGATCATCCCGGGCACTCAAGGCGTCAACCGCTACGGCCCACCACCGCCCCCCAACAGCACTGCAGTCAAGGTACTGGCCTGGTTGTTCCTGCTGGTGCCGGTGACCGGTATCGTCGCCGCCATCGCCATTCCCCAGTATCAGGGCTATGTCGAGCGTGCCGCCGAATATCAGGAGCAGTAA
- a CDS encoding SDR family NAD(P)-dependent oxidoreductase: MRSYALITGASSGIGLALAEALARRGRNLILVARRRDALESIACELAQRFGVEVLFRLCDLSEPLQLSGLLLELEEGQWHVDLLVNNAGLGCAGPFLEQDWSRELEQLEVNVLALTRLCHALGQRMAEHGSGQILNVASVAAFQPGPWMSSYYASKAYVLNFSEGLREELRSRGVRVSVLCPGPTHSAFFRAAQMDVTRIAGSKLMMSAEEVALITVRALEKNRAIIIPGWRNRLLALSPRLAPRWLVRKLSGRLTRPFIGA; the protein is encoded by the coding sequence ATGCGCAGCTATGCATTGATCACCGGAGCGTCCAGCGGCATTGGCCTGGCCTTGGCCGAAGCCCTGGCACGCCGGGGGCGCAACCTGATCCTGGTGGCGCGCCGGCGTGATGCCCTGGAAAGCATCGCCTGCGAGTTGGCCCAGCGCTTCGGCGTCGAAGTGCTGTTTCGTCTCTGCGACCTGAGCGAGCCGCTGCAATTGTCCGGCCTGCTGCTGGAGCTGGAAGAAGGCCAGTGGCATGTCGATCTGCTAGTGAACAACGCCGGCCTCGGCTGCGCCGGTCCGTTCCTGGAGCAGGACTGGAGTCGCGAGCTGGAGCAGTTGGAAGTCAACGTGCTGGCGCTGACCCGCCTGTGTCACGCACTTGGTCAGCGCATGGCCGAGCACGGCAGCGGGCAGATTCTCAACGTCGCCTCGGTCGCGGCCTTCCAGCCCGGCCCCTGGATGAGCAGCTACTACGCCAGCAAGGCCTATGTGCTGAACTTTTCCGAGGGGTTGCGCGAAGAGCTGAGAAGCCGCGGCGTGCGTGTGTCAGTACTTTGCCCCGGTCCGACCCACAGCGCCTTTTTCCGTGCAGCGCAGATGGACGTCACGCGGATTGCCGGCAGCAAGCTGATGATGAGCGCCGAGGAAGTGGCGCTGATCACCGTGCGTGCACTGGAAAAGAACCGCGCCATCATCATTCCCGGCTGGCGCAACCGCCTGCTGGCCCTGAGTCCACGCCTCGCGCCGCGCTGGCTGGTACGCAAACTCAGTGGTCGCCTGACCCGCCCCTTCATCGGCGCCTGA
- a CDS encoding AAA family ATPase, which produces MKNDIHDLGLVLDSKVKLVVIESWDELRVLETLTGLAIKRGLGLHTWSVTEGLQRLGFGGAAVDESPTLEPEAALRMIKADLQPNLYVMCDLHPFLDDNPRLVRLLKEIAMSQAAHKPTLVLVSHALKLPAEVQRFAARFSLALPSEDELLSIVRDEATRWSEGNRGARVRTDNRTLQQVVKNLRGLSHAEARALARNVICDDGAITQEDIPELNKTKFQLLDLEGVLSFEYDTARFAEVGGLVNLKRWLAERQAGFLEGKLLDAPKGVMLVGVQGGGKSLAAKAVAGLWGLPLLRLDFACLYNKFFGETERNLREALRLAEQMAPCVLWMDEVEKGLASGDHDGGVSQRVLGTLLTWMAERKAPVFVVATANAIDRLPPELVRKGRFDELFFVDLPSAEVRADIFRIHLQRRELEPGGFDLAQLAAASEGYSGAEIEQAVVSALYAGQAQQQAVDQGLLLRALQSTAPLSVVMAERLMALREWADGRTVNAG; this is translated from the coding sequence TTGAAGAACGATATTCATGATCTTGGACTGGTGCTGGACTCCAAGGTCAAGCTGGTGGTGATCGAGTCCTGGGACGAGCTGCGCGTGCTGGAGACCCTGACTGGCCTGGCGATCAAGCGCGGCCTCGGTCTGCACACCTGGTCGGTGACCGAGGGCCTGCAGCGTCTGGGTTTCGGCGGCGCAGCAGTGGACGAGTCGCCGACCCTCGAGCCCGAAGCGGCGCTGCGTATGATCAAGGCCGATCTGCAGCCGAACCTCTACGTGATGTGCGACCTGCATCCCTTCCTCGATGACAACCCCAGGCTGGTGCGCCTGCTCAAGGAAATCGCCATGAGCCAGGCCGCGCACAAGCCGACGCTGGTGCTGGTGTCGCATGCGCTCAAGCTGCCTGCCGAAGTACAGCGTTTCGCGGCTCGTTTCAGTCTCGCGCTGCCGTCGGAAGACGAGCTACTGAGCATCGTGCGTGACGAGGCGACGCGTTGGAGCGAAGGCAATCGCGGCGCACGCGTGCGTACCGACAATCGCACCTTGCAGCAGGTGGTGAAGAACCTGCGCGGCCTCAGCCATGCCGAGGCACGCGCGCTGGCGCGCAACGTGATCTGCGATGACGGCGCGATCACCCAGGAAGACATCCCCGAGCTGAACAAGACCAAATTCCAGCTGCTGGATCTGGAGGGTGTGCTCAGCTTCGAATACGACACTGCACGCTTCGCCGAAGTCGGTGGGTTGGTCAACCTCAAGCGCTGGCTGGCCGAACGTCAGGCCGGCTTTCTCGAAGGCAAGCTCCTGGACGCACCGAAAGGCGTGATGCTGGTCGGCGTACAGGGCGGTGGCAAGAGCCTGGCGGCCAAGGCGGTTGCCGGACTCTGGGGCTTGCCGCTGCTGCGTCTGGACTTCGCCTGCCTGTACAACAAGTTCTTCGGCGAGACCGAGCGTAATCTGCGTGAGGCGCTACGTCTGGCCGAACAGATGGCGCCCTGTGTGCTGTGGATGGACGAGGTGGAGAAGGGGTTGGCCAGTGGCGACCACGACGGCGGCGTGAGCCAGCGCGTGCTCGGCACCCTGCTGACCTGGATGGCCGAGCGCAAGGCACCGGTGTTCGTGGTGGCCACGGCCAATGCCATCGACCGTCTGCCGCCGGAACTGGTACGCAAGGGGCGCTTCGACGAGCTGTTCTTCGTCGATCTGCCCAGTGCCGAGGTGCGGGCCGACATCTTCCGTATCCACCTGCAACGTCGTGAACTGGAACCAGGCGGCTTCGATCTCGCGCAGCTGGCTGCTGCCAGCGAGGGCTACTCGGGCGCCGAGATCGAGCAGGCAGTGGTCAGCGCGCTGTACGCTGGTCAAGCGCAGCAGCAGGCGGTCGATCAGGGGTTGCTGCTGCGCGCACTGCAGAGCACCGCGCCGCTGTCCGTGGTGATGGCCGAGCGCTTGATGGCGTTGCGAGAGTGGGCCGATGGGCGCACGGTCAATGCCGGCTGA
- a CDS encoding formylglycine-generating enzyme family protein codes for MQVLKARCVTVSMAIAASLLVNLPAVAIETFSDPLPGGAQGPEMVVIAAGEFRMGDASGRGNDNERPQRSIAFAQPFAMGRYEVTFADWQKYADANQLPMPDNEGWGLSAQRPVIHVSWRDAHAYTQWLSRETGARYRLPTEAEWEYAARGGSQSYYWWGDELDSSEQAPRAHCRGCASSRLLRNKTAAVGQFPTNGFGLHDTAGNVWEWTASNFTQRFDGSETQSAGLLDSSPRVVRGGAWNSGPVYLRSSMRDLKQPHHRDYALGFRVLRELP; via the coding sequence GTGCAAGTGCTGAAAGCGCGTTGCGTCACAGTATCCATGGCCATCGCAGCCAGCCTGCTGGTTAACCTGCCGGCCGTTGCTATCGAAACCTTCAGCGACCCGTTGCCCGGCGGCGCTCAGGGCCCCGAAATGGTGGTCATTGCGGCTGGCGAGTTCCGCATGGGCGATGCCAGCGGTCGTGGCAATGACAACGAGCGTCCACAACGATCTATTGCGTTCGCTCAACCCTTCGCCATGGGCCGCTACGAAGTCACCTTCGCCGACTGGCAGAAGTACGCCGACGCCAACCAGCTGCCCATGCCTGACAACGAGGGCTGGGGCCTTTCGGCGCAGCGCCCGGTGATTCATGTGTCCTGGCGTGACGCTCACGCCTACACCCAGTGGTTATCACGCGAGACGGGCGCGCGCTATCGCCTGCCGACCGAAGCCGAATGGGAGTATGCAGCGCGCGGAGGCAGCCAGAGCTACTACTGGTGGGGCGACGAACTCGACAGCAGCGAGCAGGCGCCACGCGCTCACTGCCGCGGTTGCGCCAGCTCGCGCCTGTTACGCAACAAGACGGCAGCCGTCGGCCAGTTCCCGACCAATGGCTTCGGCTTGCACGACACGGCGGGCAACGTCTGGGAGTGGACGGCCTCGAACTTCACCCAGCGCTTCGACGGCAGCGAAACGCAGAGCGCCGGCCTGCTCGACAGCAGCCCGCGCGTGGTGCGCGGCGGCGCCTGGAACAGTGGCCCGGTCTACCTGCGCAGCAGCATGCGCGATCTCAAGCAACCGCATCACCGCGACTATGCGCTGGGGTTTCGCGTGCTGCGCGAGCTACCCTGA
- the coq7 gene encoding 2-polyprenyl-3-methyl-6-methoxy-1,4-benzoquinone monooxygenase produces the protein MASERQYSPVDRLLLQADAALRTLLPFSGTSSRPSPAIVQNETELSSEESRHVAGLMRINHTGEVCAQALYQGQALTAKLPEVRSAMEHAADEEIDHLAWCEQRIRELGSQPSVLNPLFYGLSFGVGAVAGLVSDRVSLGFVAATEDQVCKHLDEHLEQLPEHDAKSRAILEQMRIDEQQHANSALAAGGVSFPAPIKFGMTLLSKVMTKSTYRV, from the coding sequence ATGGCCAGCGAACGCCAGTATTCCCCCGTCGACCGCCTGCTGCTGCAAGCAGATGCCGCGCTGCGCACGCTGCTGCCATTCAGCGGCACGTCGAGTCGCCCCTCGCCTGCCATCGTGCAGAACGAGACCGAGCTGAGCAGTGAGGAGTCGCGCCACGTCGCCGGCCTGATGCGCATCAATCACACCGGTGAAGTGTGCGCCCAGGCGCTCTATCAGGGTCAGGCGCTGACCGCCAAGCTGCCGGAAGTGCGCAGCGCCATGGAGCATGCGGCCGACGAGGAGATCGACCACCTGGCCTGGTGCGAACAGCGTATTCGCGAACTGGGCAGCCAGCCCAGCGTGCTAAACCCGCTGTTCTACGGTCTGTCCTTCGGCGTTGGTGCCGTTGCCGGACTGGTCAGTGATCGCGTCAGCCTGGGTTTCGTCGCTGCCACCGAAGATCAGGTGTGTAAACACCTGGACGAGCACCTGGAGCAACTGCCCGAGCACGACGCCAAGTCGCGCGCCATCCTCGAACAGATGCGCATCGACGAACAGCAGCACGCCAACAGTGCCCTGGCAGCGGGCGGCGTAAGCTTCCCGGCACCGATCAAGTTCGGCATGACCTTGCTGTCGAAGGTGATGACCAAGAGCACCTACCGCGTCTGA
- a CDS encoding OsmC family protein, translating to MKARVQWAGEALFLGESGSGHAVVMDGPPDAGGRNLGVRPMEMLLIGLGGCSNFDVVSILRKGRQPVESCEVFLDAERADEEPKVFTKIHLHFVVKGRGLKEAQVKRAVELSAEKYCSASIMLGRAGVDISHDYEIVELG from the coding sequence ATGAAAGCGCGTGTGCAATGGGCCGGTGAAGCTCTGTTCCTTGGCGAGTCCGGTAGTGGCCATGCCGTGGTGATGGACGGCCCGCCCGATGCCGGTGGCCGTAATCTCGGTGTTCGGCCGATGGAAATGTTGCTGATCGGCCTCGGAGGCTGCAGCAACTTCGATGTGGTCAGCATTCTGCGCAAGGGCCGCCAGCCGGTCGAAAGCTGCGAAGTGTTCCTCGACGCCGAGCGTGCCGACGAGGAGCCCAAGGTGTTCACCAAGATTCACCTGCACTTCGTGGTCAAGGGCCGCGGGCTGAAAGAGGCGCAGGTGAAGAGGGCGGTGGAACTGTCGGCGGAGAAGTACTGCTCGGCCTCGATCATGCTGGGTCGTGCCGGCGTCGATATCAGCCACGATTACGAAATCGTCGAGCTGGGTTGA
- the crp gene encoding cAMP-activated global transcriptional regulator CRP, with product MVAITLTPKIKNLDKLLAHCHRRRYTAKSTIIYAGDRCETLFFIVKGSVTILIEDDDGREMIIAYLNSGDFFGEMGLFEKDGSEKERSAWVRAKTECEVAEISYAKFRELTQQDPEILFALGSQMAERLRNTTRKVGDLAFLDVTGRVARTLLDLCKQPDAMTHPDGMQIKITRQEIGRIVGCSREMVGRVLKSLEEQGLVHVKGKTMVVFGTR from the coding sequence ATGGTTGCTATTACCCTTACACCAAAAATCAAGAACCTCGACAAGCTTCTTGCACATTGTCATCGTCGTCGTTACACAGCCAAAAGCACCATCATCTACGCAGGTGATCGCTGCGAAACCCTGTTCTTCATCGTCAAGGGCTCGGTCACCATCCTGATCGAGGATGACGATGGCCGCGAGATGATCATCGCCTATCTCAACTCTGGCGACTTTTTCGGCGAGATGGGCCTGTTCGAGAAGGATGGCTCAGAGAAGGAACGCAGCGCCTGGGTTCGCGCCAAGACCGAATGCGAAGTAGCGGAAATCAGCTACGCCAAGTTCCGCGAGCTGACCCAGCAAGACCCCGAAATCCTCTTCGCCCTCGGTAGCCAGATGGCCGAGCGCCTGCGCAATACCACGCGCAAGGTCGGCGACCTGGCCTTCCTCGATGTCACTGGCCGTGTTGCGCGCACCCTGCTCGACCTGTGCAAGCAGCCGGACGCGATGACCCACCCGGATGGCATGCAGATCAAGATCACGCGCCAGGAAATCGGCCGCATCGTCGGCTGCTCCCGTGAGATGGTCGGCCGTGTACTCAAGTCCCTGGAAGAACAGGGCCTGGTACATGTGAAGGGCAAGACCATGGTGGTCTTCGGCACGCGCTGA
- the trpC gene encoding indole-3-glycerol phosphate synthase TrpC: MSVPTVLEKIVARKFEEVAARRAQVSLAEVEAAARSADAPRGFARALLEQAARKQPAVIAEIKKASPSKGVLRADFVPADIARSYEAGGATCLSVLTDIDFFQGADEYLQQARAACALPVIRKDFMVDPYQIVEARALGADCVLLIVSCLDDVRMAELASVAKDVGLDVLVEVHDGDELERALKTLDTPLVGINNRNLHSFEVSLETTLDLLPRIPRDRLVVTESGILNRADVELMEINEVYAFLVGEAFMRAESPGSELQRLFFPERGRPAVIGTDPE; encoded by the coding sequence GTGAGCGTACCAACCGTACTGGAGAAGATCGTCGCCCGTAAGTTCGAGGAAGTGGCGGCGCGTCGCGCTCAGGTCAGCCTGGCCGAGGTTGAGGCTGCCGCGCGCAGTGCCGATGCACCGCGTGGCTTTGCCCGTGCTCTGCTCGAGCAGGCTGCGCGCAAGCAGCCGGCAGTGATCGCCGAGATCAAGAAAGCCTCGCCGAGCAAGGGCGTGCTGCGCGCCGACTTCGTGCCGGCGGATATCGCCCGCAGCTACGAAGCGGGCGGCGCCACCTGCCTGTCGGTGTTGACCGATATCGATTTCTTTCAGGGCGCCGACGAATACCTACAGCAGGCCCGCGCGGCCTGTGCGCTACCGGTGATTCGCAAGGACTTCATGGTCGATCCCTACCAGATCGTCGAAGCCCGTGCCCTCGGTGCGGACTGCGTGCTGCTGATCGTTTCCTGCCTGGATGACGTGCGCATGGCCGAACTGGCCTCAGTGGCCAAGGACGTCGGTCTCGACGTGCTGGTGGAGGTGCATGACGGCGACGAGCTGGAACGTGCGCTGAAGACTCTGGACACACCGCTGGTGGGCATCAACAACCGTAACCTGCACAGTTTCGAGGTGTCCCTGGAAACCACCCTCGACTTGCTGCCGCGTATTCCGCGTGATCGCCTAGTGGTGACCGAAAGCGGCATTCTCAACCGCGCCGATGTCGAGCTGATGGAGATCAACGAGGTCTACGCCTTCCTGGTCGGCGAGGCTTTCATGCGCGCGGAAAGCCCGGGCAGCGAATTGCAGCGTCTGTTCTTTCCCGAACGCGGCCGGCCTGCAGTAATCGGCACGGACCCGGAATAA